ATGATGAGCACTTTTTCGAGAGCCACAACCGCCTCTCCACCGCCGTGCCTCGTAATTTGATCGAGGACGAGGAGGGTGCAGACTGTTTCGAGGAAAGCCGTCTCTCCATCGCCTCCAACATGTCTTCCATGCAATCCATCAATCCCCGAGTGTCAAACTTCACGGCAAACTTCACTGGAAAACCCAACTACGACATCTGGATGGCCGCGCCGGGATCCATCACCGAACGCCGAAGACAGCTGCTTGGCAGCATGGGCCTCGACGAGAACAAGGAGCTCCTCAAAGCCACCAGCGCCGCCATCGCCCGTGCCATCACCAAAAAATTCGAGAACAACAACGCCCACAACGCCACCGTCGTCAACAATAACAACTACGCCGTCAAATCAACAATTCGCGTCGAGAAACAGAAAACAACGAGACAAAAAACAACGAAGCACAGAACATGTGCCTCGCAGCCCGTTTTCGTCCTCGTCCGGTCACGTTCCGAAAACGACATGGACAGCTACTCGATGGAGAAATCGCGAATGCACGATTTCATCGGAAAGGTGTCGAAGCAGCGCTTGACCAGAACCGCTACGGAGATTACTCGGCGGCGGTATACAGTCGCCGACAAGGCTCGACTCATGTTGAAGGAGGGGGGCGCGGATTCCAATACGGGGAGTCGCCATGTGTCGACTCCGTCGGTAGCAATGGGAGAAGTGGGGGCATTTTTGTTGATTAAGAATCTCGACACGGGGAAGGAGTTTATCGTTAAGGAATGCGGAGAAGACGGGAATTGGAACAGGCTAAGCGATTTGCAAACGGGTAAGCAGTTGACGATTGAGGAGTTTGAGAAAACGGTGGGGCATTCGGAGGTGGTGAAGGAGGCGATGCGGCGAGCGAAGGGTCGCAGTAATAAGAAGATGTTGTCGAACTCCATTTCCAAGAGTTTGAAGTTGAGCAAGAGGCGAGGGGCGTCGTTGCTGAAGAACATAAAGGGCGTGGCGAGCGGGATCGTGGGGGAGCGTGAGCGAGAGGCGCCGTCTCCGGCTACGGCTGTGGTGGAGGCAACGACGAAGAACGAGTGGGTGAAGGTGCGGCAGACCGGGAAGTCGCAGAAAGAGCTATCGGCGCTGCACATGTGCCAGGAGTTTCAGGCGCACGAGGGGTGCGTGTGGACGTTGAAGTTCAGTTTGGATGGGAGGTATTTGGCCAGCGCCGGAGAGGACAAGATGATACACGTGTGGGAGGTGCAGGAGTGTGACGTCATGTCCATGAAGCCCGACGAGGGAAACTTGACGTCGATTCCGACGGAGACGCCGCCATTGTCGGCggataagaagaagaaagggaAGAATGGCAGCAAGAGAGGGGGCGCTATTCCGGACTACGTTCATGTTCCGGAAACGGTGTTTTCACTCTCAGAAAGACCCTTTTGTTCTTTCAATGGCCATTTGGATGAGGTCCTGGACTTGTCCTGGTCCAAATCTCAGGTtcctttcatttcatttcagcTGGAATATCAACTTTTGTagcaaaaaacaaattttacagAAGAGTTTTAATGTGGATTCTTCTTGCAGTTACTTCTCTCATCTTCCATGGATAAAACAGTGAGGTTGTGGGATTTGGAATCGAAGTCGTGCCTGAAATTCTTTGCACATAATGACTATGGTGAAATCTTCtatctttcttttgttttctctgGAGAAATACGTAATGTGACACATTACTTAACTGGGTTGTTTTTCTTTCTGCTATTCGTTGTTGCATTGTGTGTGGCAGTAACCTGCGTGCAGTTCAACCCCGTGGACGAAGATTATTTCATTAGTGGATCTCTTGATGCCAAGATCAGAATGTGGAACATCCCTGCACGGCTCGTTGTGGATTGGACTGATATACATGAAATGGTTACTGCAGTTTCTTACACCCCTGATGGCCAGGTTTGTTTTTCCTCCTCTATATGCATTGGTTCATAgtttatacaaatttttaattcataaatttaatggCTTTCATAATTGgttatttttccctttttaaCTGTTACAGGGTGTTATAGTTGGTACACAGAAAGGGAGCTGTCGAAGTTACACCATAGAAGGTAGTGTTAATGACTTCACTAGTCTATTCTTTTGTGTATATCTCATCCTcaactatttttgaatttaacaaTTTCTGCTATGTTGTCAAttctcatttatatatatatgctcACCAGATTTCAAGTTGAATCAATCCAACACAATCGAGCTTcgaaacaagaagaaaaatctACTGAAAAAGGTTACTGGTTTCCAGGTAAATTCTTCTAACTCTATGAATATAGCTCTCATGGatatttttatctcatgagcgaAAATTAACTGgcttttcatcttcttcacaGTATTCCCCAGGTGACCCATCACAAGTGCTTATAACTTCAGGCGATTGCAGGACAAGAGTTGTGGAGGCCACACAAGTTGTGCAAAAGTTTAtaggtgatgatgatgatgatgcattATATACTGTCAATGAAAAAGTTTTATGCCTAAATCAACAGACAGTGTTGTTGTTATTGATTAAGATGTTGGTGAAAGCAGGTTTTCGAAATGCAAGTAGCCAAATTTCAGCTTCATTCAGTCCAAATGGAAAGTACATCATATGTGCAAGCGAAGACTCACAAGTGTATGTGTGGAAGCATGAAGAGATGCACTATAGTGGAAAAGGCAGGAATGTGATTGCAAACCAAGCTCACGAACATTTCCCATGTAAAGATGTTTCAGTAGCAATACCCTGGCCATGCAACGTTAAGGGTGATCTACCACCATCAATCGCAGCGCAAAACCAGAAGAAGAACTCAACCCCTCCTGCTCCTGCTCCTGCAGCTGcaaacaacaagaaaaatttgCCACCTCTCCCAAAGAAAAGTAACAACAACCAAGCCACAGAAAATAGCCCAGGGTCCCCAGAGAAAGACCATGCAGCACTCTCACGCACAGAATCTGGAGTTGGAGATTCCAAGAGAAATGCGCCTCCTAAGAAAAGTAACAACCATGCAATGGAAGGTGACTCCAtagaagaagaacttgaagcaATTACTCGGTCAGAGAATGGATCAGGCGATTCTCTTTCGGCCTCTCCATCAGGTAGGCATGGTGGTGATCCAGCTTCTATATCTGCTGCAGCTACTCCATCAGGTTCATCATGGTCTTCCAATTACTCATCAGGTGATGGTTCCAATGGTGACTGGTCCACCAACCCTTCAGCATGGGGAATGGTAATTGTGACAGCTGGTTTTGGAGGTGAAATTAGGTGTTATCAGAATTTTGGGCTACCTAGGAGGATGAGACAGAACACTCTCTTCATGGGTCCTACGTTATAATAACATAGCAGGAACAACATCTTTTTCCATGGCAAAAATTAACTTAGTGGCTGTTTCCCTCTTCAAAATTCGGAAGGAAGGAGTGGAGTGTAATAACTGTAGTAAATCTTTTA
This region of Vigna unguiculata cultivar IT97K-499-35 chromosome 5, ASM411807v1, whole genome shotgun sequence genomic DNA includes:
- the LOC114184125 gene encoding WD repeat-containing protein YMR102C-like, with the protein product MATMERRKTLTMNWDALGDDDDDEHFFESHNRLSTAVPRNLIEDEEGADCFEESRLSIASNMSSMQSINPRVSNFTANFTGKPNYDIWMAAPGSITERRRQLLGSMGLDENKELLKATSAAIARAITKKFENNNAHNATVVNNNNYAVKSTIRVEKQKTTRQKTTKHRTCASQPVFVLVRSRSENDMDSYSMEKSRMHDFIGKVSKQRLTRTATEITRRRYTVADKARLMLKEGGADSNTGSRHVSTPSVAMGEVGAFLLIKNLDTGKEFIVKECGEDGNWNRLSDLQTGKQLTIEEFEKTVGHSEVVKEAMRRAKGRSNKKMLSNSISKSLKLSKRRGASLLKNIKGVASGIVGEREREAPSPATAVVEATTKNEWVKVRQTGKSQKELSALHMCQEFQAHEGCVWTLKFSLDGRYLASAGEDKMIHVWEVQECDVMSMKPDEGNLTSIPTETPPLSADKKKKGKNGSKRGGAIPDYVHVPETVFSLSERPFCSFNGHLDEVLDLSWSKSQLLLSSSMDKTVRLWDLESKSCLKFFAHNDYVTCVQFNPVDEDYFISGSLDAKIRMWNIPARLVVDWTDIHEMVTAVSYTPDGQGVIVGTQKGSCRSYTIEDFKLNQSNTIELRNKKKNLLKKVTGFQYSPGDPSQVLITSGDCRTRVVEATQVVQKFIGFRNASSQISASFSPNGKYIICASEDSQVYVWKHEEMHYSGKGRNVIANQAHEHFPCKDVSVAIPWPCNVKGDLPPSIAAQNQKKNSTPPAPAPAAANNKKNLPPLPKKSNNNQATENSPGSPEKDHAALSRTESGVGDSKRNAPPKKSNNHAMEGDSIEEELEAITRSENGSGDSLSASPSGRHGGDPASISAAATPSGSSWSSNYSSGDGSNGDWSTNPSAWGMVIVTAGFGGEIRCYQNFGLPRRMRQNTLFMGPTL